In Mycobacterium tuberculosis H37Rv, a single window of DNA contains:
- the stp gene encoding multidrug resistance protein (Spectinomycin tetracycline efflux pump), whose product MNRTQLLTLIATGLGLFMIFLDALIVNVALPDIQRSFAVGEDGLQWVVASYSLGMAVFIMSAATLADLDGRRRWYLIGVSLFTLGSIACGLAPSIAVLTTARGAQGLGAAAVSVTSLALVSAAFPEAKEKARAIGIWTAIASIGTTTGPTLGGLLVDQWGWRSIFYVNLPMGALVLFLTLCYVEESCNERARRFDLSGQLLFIVAVGALVYAVIEGPQIGWTSVQTIVMLWTAAVGCALFVWLERRSSNPMMDLTLFRDTSYALAIATICTVFFAVYGMLLLTTQFLQNVRGYTPSVTGLMILPFSAAVAIVSPLVGHLVGRIGARVPILAGLCMLMLGLLMLIFSEHRSSALVLVGLGLCGSGVALCLTPITTVAMTAVPAERAGMASGIMSAQRAIGSTIGFAVLGSVLAAWLSATLEPHLERAVPDPVQRHVLAEIIIDSANPRAHVGGIVPRRHIEHRDPVAIAEEDFIEGIRVALLVATATLAVVFLAGWRWFPRDVHTAGSDLSERLPTAMTVECAVSHMPGATWCRLWPA is encoded by the coding sequence ATGAACCGCACGCAGCTCCTCACGCTCATCGCCACTGGCCTGGGCCTGTTCATGATCTTTCTCGACGCACTGATCGTGAACGTGGCGCTGCCCGACATCCAGCGCAGTTTCGCGGTGGGGGAGGACGGCCTGCAGTGGGTGGTGGCGTCCTACAGCCTCGGAATGGCGGTCTTCATCATGTCGGCGGCGACGCTTGCCGACCTCGACGGTCGGCGCCGCTGGTACTTGATAGGTGTTTCGTTGTTCACGCTGGGATCTATCGCCTGCGGGTTGGCGCCCTCAATCGCGGTGCTCACCACCGCGCGGGGCGCGCAGGGCCTAGGTGCGGCGGCCGTCAGCGTAACCTCGCTCGCCCTGGTCAGCGCGGCCTTTCCGGAGGCGAAGGAGAAGGCGCGCGCCATCGGGATCTGGACCGCCATCGCGAGCATCGGTACGACGACGGGCCCGACACTGGGCGGTCTGCTGGTGGACCAGTGGGGGTGGCGCAGCATCTTCTATGTCAACCTGCCCATGGGCGCACTCGTCCTCTTCCTGACTTTGTGCTACGTCGAGGAGTCGTGTAACGAGCGGGCACGCCGCTTCGATCTGTCCGGGCAGCTGCTGTTCATCGTTGCCGTGGGTGCCCTGGTGTATGCGGTCATCGAAGGCCCCCAGATCGGCTGGACGTCTGTCCAGACCATCGTGATGCTCTGGACAGCCGCCGTCGGCTGCGCCCTGTTCGTCTGGCTTGAGCGCAGATCATCGAATCCGATGATGGATCTGACCCTGTTCCGCGACACCTCATACGCCCTGGCCATCGCGACCATCTGCACGGTGTTCTTCGCCGTCTATGGGATGCTGCTGCTCACCACCCAGTTCCTGCAGAACGTGCGCGGCTATACCCCGAGCGTGACCGGCCTGATGATCCTTCCGTTCAGTGCGGCCGTGGCCATCGTGTCGCCACTTGTTGGGCACCTGGTTGGCCGGATCGGAGCACGCGTTCCCATCCTGGCGGGGCTGTGCATGTTGATGCTGGGTCTGCTCATGCTCATCTTCAGCGAGCACCGGAGCTCGGCCCTGGTCCTGGTCGGGCTGGGCTTGTGCGGGAGCGGCGTCGCGTTGTGCCTGACGCCGATCACGACCGTCGCCATGACCGCGGTCCCCGCCGAGCGTGCGGGCATGGCGTCCGGCATCATGAGTGCTCAGCGGGCGATCGGCTCGACGATCGGGTTCGCGGTTTTGGGCTCCGTCCTTGCCGCCTGGCTTTCGGCCACACTCGAGCCCCATCTGGAGCGCGCGGTGCCCGACCCGGTCCAGCGCCACGTCCTTGCCGAGATCATTATCGACAGTGCCAATCCGCGAGCGCATGTGGGCGGAATCGTCCCCCGGCGGCACATTGAGCATCGCGACCCCGTCGCGATTGCGGAGGAGGATTTCATCGAAGGCATTCGGGTGGCGTTGCTCGTCGCCACTGCAACACTGGCTGTCGTGTTTCTCGCCGGCTGGCGATGGTTTCCGCGTGACGTGCACACCGCGGGCAGCGACCTAAGCGAGAGGCTGCCTACAGCGATGACCGTCGAGTGCGCGGTTAGTCATATGCCGGGAGCCACATGGTGTCGACTATGGCCTGCCTGA
- the cysK1 gene encoding O-acetylserine sulfhydrylase (cysteine synthase CysK (O-acetylserine (thiol)-lyase A) (CSASE A)), whose product MSIAEDITQLIGRTPLVRLRRVTDGAVADIVAKLEFFNPANSVKDRIGVAMLQAAEQAGLIKPDTIILEPTSGNTGIALAMVCAARGYRCVLTMPETMSLERRMLLRAYGAELILTPGADGMSGAIAKAEELAKTDQRYFVPQQFENPANPAIHRVTTAEEVWRDTDGKVDIVVAGVGTGGTITGVAQVIKERKPSARFVAVEPAASPVLSGGQKGPHPIQGIGAGFVPPVLDQDLVDEIITVGNEDALNVARRLAREEGLLVGISSGAATVAALQVARRPENAGKLIVVVLPDFGERYLSTPLFADVAD is encoded by the coding sequence ATGAGCATCGCCGAGGACATCACCCAACTCATCGGGCGCACACCGCTGGTCCGACTGCGCCGAGTCACCGACGGCGCCGTTGCCGACATCGTCGCCAAGCTGGAATTCTTCAACCCGGCCAACAGCGTAAAAGACCGTATCGGGGTTGCCATGCTCCAAGCGGCCGAGCAGGCAGGTTTGATCAAGCCGGACACGATCATTCTCGAACCCACGAGCGGTAACACCGGCATCGCCCTGGCCATGGTTTGCGCGGCACGCGGCTACCGGTGCGTGCTGACCATGCCCGAGACGATGAGTCTGGAGCGCCGGATGTTGCTGCGCGCATACGGTGCTGAACTCATCCTCACTCCGGGTGCGGACGGCATGTCAGGTGCCATCGCCAAGGCTGAGGAGCTGGCCAAGACCGATCAACGCTACTTCGTGCCCCAGCAATTCGAGAACCCGGCGAACCCGGCCATCCATCGCGTCACGACCGCCGAGGAGGTCTGGCGTGACACCGACGGCAAGGTCGACATCGTCGTCGCGGGAGTCGGCACCGGTGGCACCATCACCGGCGTCGCGCAGGTCATCAAGGAACGCAAGCCGTCGGCCCGGTTCGTGGCCGTAGAGCCGGCCGCGTCGCCGGTCCTTTCTGGTGGCCAGAAGGGACCGCACCCGATCCAGGGCATCGGCGCCGGGTTCGTCCCGCCGGTACTCGACCAGGACCTAGTCGACGAGATCATTACCGTCGGTAACGAAGACGCGCTCAACGTGGCGCGCCGGCTGGCCCGGGAAGAGGGCTTGCTGGTCGGCATCTCCTCGGGCGCCGCCACAGTGGCCGCTCTTCAGGTGGCCCGCCGGCCAGAGAACGCCGGGAAGCTAATCGTCGTAGTGCTCCCCGACTTCGGCGAACGATATCTGAGCACACCGTTGTTCGCCGACGTGGCTGACTAA
- the cysE gene encoding serine acetyltransferase, producing the protein MLTAMRGDIRAARERDPAAPTALEVIFCYPGVHAVWGHRLAHWLWQRGARLLARAAAEFTRILTGVDIHPGAVIGARVFIDHATGVVIGETAEVGDDVTIYHGVTLGGSGMVGGKRHPTVGDRVIIGAGAKVLGPIKIGEDSRIGANAVVVKPVPPSAVVVGVPGQVIGQSQPSPGGPFDWRLPDLVGASLDSLLTRVARLEALGGGPQAAGVIRPPEAGIWHGEDFSI; encoded by the coding sequence ATGCTGACGGCCATGCGGGGCGACATCCGAGCAGCCCGGGAGCGGGATCCGGCGGCCCCTACCGCGCTGGAAGTCATCTTCTGCTACCCGGGCGTGCACGCCGTGTGGGGCCACCGCCTCGCCCACTGGCTGTGGCAGCGTGGCGCCAGGCTGCTCGCGCGGGCAGCTGCCGAATTCACTCGCATCCTGACCGGTGTAGATATCCACCCCGGTGCCGTCATCGGTGCTCGCGTGTTCATCGACCACGCGACCGGCGTGGTGATCGGAGAAACCGCGGAGGTCGGCGACGACGTCACGATCTATCACGGCGTCACTCTCGGCGGCAGTGGCATGGTTGGCGGGAAACGCCATCCCACCGTCGGTGACCGCGTGATCATCGGCGCCGGGGCCAAGGTCCTCGGTCCGATCAAGATCGGCGAGGACAGCCGGATCGGCGCCAATGCCGTCGTGGTCAAGCCCGTCCCGCCGAGCGCGGTGGTGGTCGGGGTGCCCGGGCAGGTCATCGGCCAAAGCCAGCCCAGTCCCGGCGGCCCGTTTGATTGGAGGCTGCCCGATCTCGTGGGAGCCAGCCTCGATTCGCTGCTCACCAGGGTGGCCAGGCTGGAGGCCCTCGGCGGCGGCCCGCAAGCAGCAGGAGTCATCCGGCCACCCGAAGCCGGGATATGGCACGGCGAGGACTTCTCGATCTGA
- a CDS encoding hypothetical protein (This region is a possible MT-complex-specific genomic island (See Becq et al., 2007 PMID:17545187).), with protein MDVPHEQPALSSSKSNRFTSQRQTTGVGTTTVERLEPRLSPASRHITEAKAFGTECHVSSFTREQDPDRAVRVEQIHGEAYVAAGHVYESALDELGRLDNSNAEFILDKARGSTRETEVIYLHAVPAEPLSGSQGEGGLRIVGISAVGSIDDLSAFKAAKPSMGLAHQRKLYDAIEDLGHGGVKEIAALSVTADAPPTVSYSLIREVLRLYHRTGEKLIITFAMPAYAKMVMNFGRFAMPQVGEPFYAHRNNDPRTSNDLLLVPSIVEPSNFLENISRGVVTADDGPTARRRFATLCYMTDGLDDYFMPLTRQVLSEGIQDI; from the coding sequence ATGGATGTCCCTCACGAGCAGCCAGCCCTCTCTTCGAGCAAATCGAATCGCTTTACTTCGCAAAGGCAAACAACTGGTGTGGGAACCACCACTGTTGAACGGCTCGAACCGCGGTTATCTCCCGCGTCCCGCCACATCACTGAGGCTAAAGCTTTCGGCACCGAGTGCCACGTAAGTTCCTTTACCCGTGAGCAGGATCCCGACAGGGCGGTCCGTGTGGAGCAGATCCACGGTGAAGCGTATGTCGCCGCCGGCCATGTGTACGAATCTGCGCTCGATGAATTGGGCCGGCTGGACAATTCCAACGCCGAGTTCATCCTCGACAAGGCACGCGGTAGCACCCGAGAAACCGAGGTCATATACCTGCATGCGGTTCCCGCGGAGCCCCTCTCCGGCAGCCAAGGCGAAGGAGGCCTGCGAATAGTCGGCATTTCCGCTGTGGGGTCAATTGACGACCTCAGTGCATTTAAGGCCGCCAAACCGTCGATGGGCCTGGCGCATCAACGCAAGCTTTATGACGCGATCGAAGACCTGGGTCACGGCGGGGTCAAGGAGATTGCGGCATTATCGGTTACGGCCGATGCCCCTCCCACGGTGTCGTATTCGCTCATCCGGGAGGTTTTGCGCTTGTACCACCGAACCGGCGAAAAATTGATAATCACATTTGCCATGCCAGCATACGCCAAGATGGTGATGAATTTTGGTCGATTTGCGATGCCTCAAGTGGGCGAACCGTTCTATGCGCACAGAAATAATGACCCTAGGACATCGAATGATCTCTTGCTGGTTCCCTCAATAGTCGAGCCATCGAATTTTCTCGAGAATATTTCCCGCGGGGTCGTGACAGCGGATGACGGCCCGACCGCGAGAAGGCGATTCGCCACCCTATGCTATATGACCGACGGCCTTGATGACTATTTCATGCCGTTGACTCGGCAGGTCCTTAGCGAAGGAATCCAAGACATCTGA
- a CDS encoding hypothetical protein (This region is a possible MT-complex-specific genomic island (See Becq et al., 2007 PMID:17545187).) — MRAGRWGPGMTGLDPAEFLSLVEAAALAPSADNRREVQLEHAGRRVRLWGDQTWRSAPEHRRIMSLVAIGAAVENVKLRAGRLGFETKVCWFPDSGNPGLVAEIDVDRLPQTRVDPIEGAIERRRTNRRVRFRGPPLSQGELGALSAEATGIDGIQLHWFDSPETRKQILRLVRLAETERFRSRELHEELFSAVRFDIGWTASSDDGLPPGSLEVEAWMRPMFRGLRHWRVLRLLRTVGMHHALGLRAAYLPCRLAPHVGALTTSLDLASGALTAGAVFERIWLRTTLLGAELQPFAASAVLSLPACEWVAPHVRAALVGGWNLLAPGHWPMMVFRIGHARAPSVRTMRQSVEAYCYAPAERSGSDSESRFA, encoded by the coding sequence ATGCGTGCCGGCCGCTGGGGCCCGGGTATGACGGGTCTGGATCCTGCTGAATTCCTGTCGCTCGTCGAGGCGGCGGCGCTGGCGCCATCCGCGGACAACCGGCGCGAAGTCCAGCTCGAACATGCCGGTAGGCGGGTGCGGTTGTGGGGCGATCAGACTTGGAGGTCCGCCCCCGAGCACCGCCGCATCATGAGTTTGGTCGCGATCGGTGCGGCTGTCGAAAACGTGAAGCTGCGCGCTGGACGCCTTGGTTTTGAAACGAAGGTGTGCTGGTTTCCGGATAGCGGGAATCCGGGGCTGGTGGCGGAGATCGACGTGGATCGCCTGCCACAAACCAGGGTGGATCCAATCGAGGGCGCGATCGAGCGAAGGCGCACCAACCGGCGTGTTCGCTTTCGTGGACCGCCACTTTCGCAGGGCGAATTGGGTGCACTCTCGGCGGAGGCCACCGGCATTGACGGGATCCAACTGCATTGGTTTGACTCGCCAGAGACCAGGAAACAGATCCTTCGGTTGGTCAGATTGGCCGAAACTGAGCGCTTTCGATCTCGTGAACTACACGAAGAACTCTTTTCGGCCGTCCGCTTCGACATTGGCTGGACCGCGAGCAGCGACGATGGGTTGCCGCCCGGGTCTCTTGAGGTTGAAGCGTGGATGCGCCCGATGTTTCGTGGGCTTCGGCATTGGCGGGTGCTGCGCCTCCTGCGGACCGTGGGCATGCACCACGCGCTCGGGTTGCGCGCGGCCTACCTGCCGTGCCGATTGGCACCCCATGTGGGCGCGCTGACGACGTCTCTCGACCTCGCGTCGGGTGCGCTGACTGCCGGCGCGGTTTTCGAGCGCATCTGGTTGCGGACGACACTATTGGGCGCGGAACTGCAGCCCTTTGCGGCTTCCGCGGTGCTTTCCCTGCCGGCCTGCGAATGGGTTGCACCGCATGTTCGAGCGGCACTGGTGGGGGGCTGGAACCTGTTAGCGCCCGGCCACTGGCCAATGATGGTCTTCCGGATTGGCCATGCGCGGGCGCCGTCAGTTCGCACAATGCGTCAATCGGTTGAAGCTTATTGCTATGCCCCTGCCGAGCGGTCTGGTTCGGATAGTGAATCCCGCTTCGCGTAA
- the moeW gene encoding molybdopterin biosynthesis protein MoeW (This region is a possible MT-complex-specific genomic island (See Becq et al., 2007 PMID:17545187).) translates to MRAGADAPDSGRVKESAPWSYDEAFCRNLGLISPTEQQRLRNSRVAIAGMGGVGGIDMVALARMGIGKFTIADPDVFEIRNSNRQYGAMRSTNGQAKAEVMRNIVHDINPEAEIRAFCEPIGKENAATFLEGADVLVDGIDAFEIDLRRLLYREAQQRGIYALGAGPLGFSTAWVVFDPKGMTFDRYFDLSDAMNTVDKFVAFIAGIAPSATHRRSIDLSYVDIENRTGPSVGLACHLASGVVAAEVLKILLGHGRVYAAPYFHQFDAYRSIYVRKRLRCGNRHPLQRVKRRLLARYINRRSAGVIPGLRYHRTEPSY, encoded by the coding sequence ATGCGAGCCGGTGCGGATGCCCCCGACTCTGGACGGGTGAAAGAAAGCGCACCATGGTCTTATGACGAAGCTTTCTGTCGCAACCTTGGATTGATTAGCCCAACCGAACAACAACGGCTTCGGAATAGTCGCGTTGCAATCGCTGGGATGGGTGGGGTTGGGGGAATTGACATGGTCGCCCTCGCAAGGATGGGAATAGGAAAGTTCACCATTGCAGACCCGGACGTCTTCGAAATACGCAACTCGAATCGGCAGTACGGCGCTATGCGCTCGACCAACGGCCAGGCCAAGGCAGAGGTCATGCGCAATATCGTTCATGATATTAACCCTGAAGCAGAAATCCGTGCTTTCTGCGAACCTATTGGGAAAGAGAATGCAGCTACCTTTCTAGAGGGAGCAGATGTTTTGGTGGACGGCATCGACGCGTTCGAAATCGATTTGCGTCGCCTGCTCTATCGTGAAGCACAGCAGCGGGGAATCTACGCGCTAGGCGCTGGCCCGCTCGGGTTCAGTACGGCCTGGGTCGTTTTCGATCCTAAGGGTATGACGTTCGATCGGTATTTCGATCTGTCTGATGCGATGAACACGGTGGATAAGTTCGTCGCATTTATAGCTGGAATAGCACCATCCGCGACGCATCGGCGCTCCATAGATCTGTCCTACGTCGACATCGAAAATCGCACGGGTCCATCGGTTGGCCTCGCCTGTCATCTGGCTTCCGGTGTGGTGGCGGCCGAGGTGTTGAAGATTCTGCTCGGACATGGGCGCGTTTACGCTGCTCCCTACTTTCATCAGTTCGATGCTTACCGCAGCATCTATGTTCGGAAGCGTTTACGGTGCGGAAATCGCCACCCTCTACAGAGAGTCAAGCGGCGATTGCTGGCCCGCTACATAAATCGACGATCGGCGGGGGTAATACCGGGACTGCGGTATCACAGGACGGAACCGAGCTACTAG
- the mmpL9 gene encoding transmembrane transport protein MmpL9 (This region is a possible MT-complex-specific genomic island (See Becq et al., 2007 PMID:17545187).): protein MVPGEVHMSDTPSGPHPIIPRTIRLAAIPILLCWLGFTVFVSVAVPPLEAIGETRAVAVAPDDAQSMRAMRRAGKVFNEFDSNSIAMVVLESDQPLGEKAHRYYDHLVDTLVLDQSHIQHIQDFWRDPLTAAGAVSADGKAAYVQLYLAGNMGEALANESVEAVRKIVANSTPPEGIRTYVTGPAALFADQIAAGDRSMKLITGLTFAVITVLLLLVYRSIATTLLILPMVFIGLGATRGTIAFLGYHGMVGLSTFVVNILTALAIAAGTDYAIFLVGRYQEARHIGQNREASFYTMYRGTANVILGSGLTIAGATYCLSFARLTLFHTMGPPLAIGMLVSVAAALTLAPAIIAIAGRFGLLDPKRRLKTRGWRRVGTAVVRWPGPILATSVALALVGLLALPGYRPGYNDRYYLRAGTPVNRGYAAADRHFGPARMNPEMLLVESDQDMRNPAGMLVIDKIAKEVLHVSGVERVQAITRPQGVPLEHASIPFQISMMGATQTMSLPYMRERMADMLTMSDEMLVAINSMEQMLDLVQQLNDVTHEMAATTREIKATTSELRDHLADIDDFVRPLRSYFYWEHHCFDIPLCSATRSLFDTLDGVDTLTDQLRALTDDMNKMEALTPQFLALLPPMITTMKTMRTMMLTMRSTISGVQDQMADMQDHATAMGQAFDTAKSGDSFYLPPEAFDNAEFQQGMKLFLSPNGKAVRFVISHESDPASTEGIDRIEAIRAATKDAIKATPLQGAKIYIGGTAATYQDIRDGTKYDILIVGIAAVCLVFIVMLMITQSLIASLVIVGTVLLSLGTAFGLSVLIWQHFVGLQVHWTIVAMSVIVLLAVGSDYNLLLVSRFKEEVGAGLKTGIIRAMAGTGAVVTSAGLVFAFTMASMAVSELRVIGQVGTTIGLGLLFDTLVVRSFMTPSIAALLGRWFWWPNMIHSRPTVPEAHTRQGARRIQPHLHRG, encoded by the coding sequence ATGGTGCCGGGCGAAGTCCACATGAGTGATACGCCGTCAGGCCCGCACCCAATCATCCCGCGGACGATTCGCCTGGCCGCGATTCCCATCTTGCTGTGTTGGCTGGGATTTACCGTTTTCGTCAGCGTCGCCGTTCCTCCGTTGGAGGCGATCGGTGAAACCCGGGCCGTGGCAGTTGCCCCCGACGATGCGCAATCGATGCGTGCGATGCGACGTGCCGGAAAGGTGTTCAACGAATTCGATTCCAATAGCATCGCGATGGTCGTCCTGGAAAGCGATCAACCACTAGGCGAGAAGGCCCATAGGTATTACGACCACCTGGTCGATACGCTCGTACTGGACCAGAGCCATATCCAGCACATTCAAGACTTTTGGCGTGATCCCCTGACGGCGGCGGGTGCGGTCAGCGCAGATGGTAAGGCGGCGTACGTTCAACTTTACCTCGCCGGCAACATGGGTGAAGCACTCGCAAACGAATCCGTTGAAGCCGTCCGGAAAATTGTGGCGAATAGTACACCGCCGGAAGGCATCAGAACCTATGTCACCGGACCGGCGGCCTTGTTTGCCGACCAAATCGCCGCCGGTGACCGAAGCATGAAGCTGATCACCGGATTAACGTTCGCGGTAATCACCGTGTTGCTGCTGCTCGTCTATCGCTCGATCGCCACCACGCTGCTGATTCTTCCCATGGTGTTTATTGGACTCGGCGCGACGCGTGGCACCATTGCCTTTCTTGGATACCACGGAATGGTCGGCCTTTCGACTTTTGTGGTCAATATCCTCACGGCACTTGCCATTGCTGCCGGTACAGACTACGCGATCTTCCTGGTCGGCCGCTATCAAGAAGCCCGCCATATCGGCCAGAATCGCGAAGCCTCTTTCTACACGATGTACAGGGGCACCGCTAACGTCATTCTCGGATCGGGACTGACCATCGCCGGCGCAACATATTGTCTGAGTTTCGCCCGGCTGACGCTGTTTCACACCATGGGGCCTCCGTTGGCAATAGGCATGCTGGTTTCGGTCGCGGCCGCGCTGACCCTGGCGCCCGCCATCATTGCCATCGCCGGCCGCTTCGGCTTGCTCGACCCCAAGCGAAGACTGAAGACCAGGGGCTGGCGTCGTGTGGGTACCGCAGTCGTGCGCTGGCCCGGGCCAATTCTGGCCACGTCGGTCGCGCTTGCCCTGGTGGGATTGCTCGCACTACCGGGCTACCGGCCCGGCTATAACGATCGCTACTACCTGCGCGCTGGCACGCCTGTCAACCGCGGGTATGCGGCCGCCGACCGGCACTTTGGCCCAGCCCGGATGAACCCCGAGATGCTGCTGGTCGAGAGCGATCAAGACATGCGAAATCCGGCCGGGATGCTCGTCATCGACAAGATCGCCAAGGAGGTCCTGCACGTGTCCGGGGTCGAGCGGGTGCAAGCGATCACCCGGCCGCAGGGGGTGCCCCTTGAGCATGCGTCGATTCCCTTTCAGATCAGCATGATGGGTGCCACCCAGACGATGAGCCTGCCCTACATGCGCGAACGCATGGCCGATATGTTGACCATGAGCGACGAAATGCTGGTTGCGATCAATTCCATGGAACAGATGCTCGACTTGGTGCAGCAGCTCAACGACGTTACCCATGAGATGGCAGCCACGACGCGCGAGATCAAAGCTACTACCAGCGAACTGCGAGATCACCTTGCGGACATCGACGATTTCGTCAGGCCGTTGCGTAGCTATTTCTACTGGGAGCACCATTGCTTCGACATTCCGTTGTGCTCGGCGACGCGATCACTGTTTGACACCCTAGACGGCGTCGACACGCTGACTGACCAATTGCGGGCCCTTACCGACGACATGAATAAGATGGAGGCGCTCACACCGCAATTTCTCGCACTGCTGCCGCCAATGATCACGACCATGAAGACCATGCGGACCATGATGTTGACCATGCGATCAACAATAAGTGGCGTACAAGATCAAATGGCCGATATGCAAGACCATGCGACTGCGATGGGGCAGGCCTTCGACACCGCAAAAAGCGGCGATTCATTCTATCTTCCTCCGGAAGCCTTCGATAATGCAGAATTCCAGCAAGGCATGAAGTTGTTTTTGTCGCCGAATGGTAAGGCGGTGCGCTTCGTAATTTCCCACGAGAGCGATCCAGCAAGTACTGAAGGTATCGATCGCATCGAAGCGATAAGGGCCGCGACCAAAGATGCCATCAAGGCGACACCATTGCAAGGCGCTAAAATCTATATCGGTGGCACGGCTGCGACCTACCAAGACATTCGAGACGGTACCAAGTACGATATCCTCATCGTTGGTATAGCCGCGGTATGCCTGGTATTTATTGTCATGCTCATGATTACCCAGAGCCTGATTGCGTCACTCGTCATTGTTGGCACGGTACTTCTGTCATTGGGTACTGCGTTCGGACTGTCCGTGCTCATCTGGCAGCACTTTGTCGGTCTCCAGGTGCATTGGACGATCGTCGCGATGTCTGTCATCGTCTTGCTGGCCGTCGGTTCTGACTACAACCTCCTTTTGGTGTCCCGGTTCAAGGAGGAGGTCGGCGCTGGATTAAAGACCGGGATCATCCGGGCGATGGCCGGCACCGGCGCAGTTGTCACGTCGGCCGGTCTGGTATTCGCGTTCACCATGGCGTCCATGGCCGTCAGCGAACTCCGCGTTATCGGACAGGTCGGCACCACCATCGGGCTCGGTCTACTTTTCGATACCCTGGTGGTCCGATCGTTCATGACGCCATCCATCGCAGCGCTGCTAGGTCGCTGGTTCTGGTGGCCGAACATGATCCACTCGAGACCCACCGTCCCGGAGGCGCACACACGCCAGGGCGCTCGCCGAATTCAGCCGCATCTGCACCGGGGTTGA
- the PE_PGRS39 gene encoding PE-PGRS family protein PE_PGRS39 (Member of the Mycobacterium tuberculosis PE family, PGRS subfamily of ala-, gly-rich proteins) — MSHVTAAPNVLAASAGELAAIGSTMRAANAAAAAPTAGVLAAGGDDVSAGIAALFGARAQAYQAISAQAALFHDRFVQILQEGAAAYAMAEAANALPLQKAQGVVSELAQDRTGGTGTGQSRGAGGFGGVGQAGGKGWDGGPIGNGQVGEQHGAGQLGSTDGNPGVAGAAHGSGVSASHGSGATGAAGVADPGGSGAGVGSAAGNGTGAGSADAVGGAGTGRDIVGSVRGDGGVGMASGDGGLSTGAAGASAEGGLMPGFGGAPWVGGHWGLGGEGHSGAIGGVGEQVAPAVATAPAVSPATTSAVAAESGSTPATKAQAMHATTNPGNAAHQGNPADPGNSARRADGGRDEQLLLLPLTSLRGLRHTLKKLSGLRARNGLLTASGDNASGSGRPWDRDQLLRALGLRPPGHE, encoded by the coding sequence ATGTCGCACGTTACCGCGGCCCCGAACGTTCTGGCGGCGTCGGCCGGGGAGCTAGCCGCGATCGGCTCCACTATGCGCGCGGCCAACGCCGCTGCGGCCGCCCCGACGGCAGGAGTGCTGGCTGCCGGCGGCGATGACGTGTCGGCTGGCATCGCGGCGTTGTTTGGCGCGCGGGCGCAGGCCTATCAGGCCATTAGCGCTCAAGCGGCGCTGTTTCACGACCGGTTTGTACAGATCCTGCAAGAGGGCGCGGCGGCGTATGCCATGGCTGAGGCCGCCAACGCCTTGCCGCTGCAGAAAGCGCAGGGCGTGGTCAGCGAACTCGCCCAAGATCGCACTGGGGGGACGGGCACCGGGCAATCTCGCGGTGCCGGCGGGTTTGGCGGTGTCGGCCAGGCTGGCGGAAAGGGCTGGGACGGCGGACCGATCGGCAACGGTCAGGTCGGCGAGCAGCATGGGGCCGGCCAGCTCGGCAGCACCGACGGTAACCCCGGAGTGGCTGGCGCCGCGCACGGCAGCGGCGTTTCTGCTTCGCACGGCAGCGGCGCAACAGGTGCCGCCGGTGTCGCGGACCCGGGTGGCAGTGGTGCTGGGGTCGGTAGCGCAGCCGGCAATGGGACTGGGGCCGGCAGCGCAGACGCAGTCGGTGGTGCCGGGACTGGCAGGGACATCGTCGGGTCTGTTCGCGGGGACGGCGGAGTCGGCATGGCCAGCGGTGACGGCGGTCTGAGCACCGGCGCTGCGGGCGCTTCTGCTGAGGGCGGGTTGATGCCCGGCTTCGGTGGGGCTCCGTGGGTTGGCGGGCACTGGGGGCTCGGCGGTGAAGGCCATTCCGGTGCTATCGGCGGAGTGGGTGAACAGGTGGCACCTGCGGTAGCCACGGCACCTGCGGTGTCGCCGGCTACCACGTCTGCGGTGGCAGCCGAATCCGGCTCGACGCCGGCGACCAAGGCGCAGGCGATGCACGCGACGACCAACCCCGGCAACGCGGCACACCAGGGCAACCCGGCCGACCCGGGCAACTCGGCGCGCCGGGCTGATGGCGGGCGCGATGAGCAGCTACTGCTTCTTCCGTTGACGAGTCTTCGGGGGTTGCGCCACACGCTAAAGAAGTTGTCCGGGCTTCGAGCTCGAAATGGGCTGCTGACAGCATCCGGCGACAATGCTAGTGGCAGCGGCCGGCCGTGGGACCGCGACCAACTGCTGCGCGCTCTTGGTCTTCGACCGCCCGGGCACGAATGA